In Acidobacteriota bacterium, one genomic interval encodes:
- a CDS encoding prolyl oligopeptidase family serine peptidase, whose translation MGSVLIATIALTSAASLVLAQSTRTRIREPLPLEIAVSVHGHHARSSINFSPDGAWIAHTVETDETVPGGPRMEATVTRLADSESIRLGGEHSSSWAGVWSPDGKSVAFFSDEGGEAALWIWDASARRAERLGSVVVLSYFGFEMPRWNPDGNAILVKILPTGESIAGANGVDSPVPGATPSRFPDTGPDAPSVWVRRVDAPIESIDPPDVEPPSERLPPTGDLLDEGDLGVVSLSGEVTRLVERKAIWDWAFSPDGRHVAYTVEKGREPASEQTNFDLIVHEVATGWTRTVGTNVRLRYGIEWSWSPDNRHVAWFPAGRSAFAAAAAGEPGRLMVASIADGNVTEIGEAHVPSLVPGQGYLRPLWDSAGERVYGVGDGDLWEVSLGTGSLRRLTDIPGWRIGVIVAGPHDETAWTTDGGRTLWVIARTESGGESGIFAVDRISGASRASLTERKLYSGILNVDANTETGELAFVSTDQKHLEDIWTFDTRTGASSQRSRINPGLQRYELGSARLIEWQSRDGAPLAGSLLLPPGYREGERLPLVVWVYGGVHGSRYARRGSDSVNQFGLAGYPAFNMHVLATRGYAVFFPNAPIRVGSPIKDVMESVMTGVDAVIDQGYADSGRLALMGQSYGAYNVLGIITRTHRFKAAVITAAVTHPDLFAAYVGGVHRPGYYEQGQGHMGGSMWEFPERYRENSPLFAFDRIDTPLLIGQGEHDGDLVPSEAIFVALERLQKPVEYRLYGGEGHVISKRPNVIDFWERRLEFLAEHLSLEIDEDGAVVLPAETP comes from the coding sequence GTGGGCTCTGTGCTGATCGCGACGATCGCCCTCACCAGCGCCGCGTCATTGGTCCTGGCTCAATCGACGCGGACGCGAATCCGGGAGCCACTGCCGCTCGAGATCGCAGTCTCCGTGCACGGCCACCACGCACGCTCGTCGATCAACTTCTCGCCTGACGGAGCCTGGATCGCCCACACGGTGGAGACGGATGAGACCGTGCCGGGGGGGCCCCGCATGGAGGCGACGGTGACCAGGCTCGCGGATTCCGAGTCGATACGACTAGGTGGCGAGCACAGCTCCAGTTGGGCGGGAGTCTGGTCGCCGGACGGCAAGTCGGTGGCCTTTTTCTCGGACGAGGGTGGCGAGGCCGCTCTTTGGATCTGGGATGCAAGCGCGCGCCGGGCCGAGCGCCTGGGCAGCGTGGTCGTGCTGTCGTACTTCGGATTTGAGATGCCGCGATGGAATCCTGACGGCAACGCAATCCTCGTCAAGATCCTGCCAACTGGCGAGTCGATAGCCGGCGCCAACGGTGTGGATAGTCCGGTTCCCGGAGCCACTCCCTCCCGCTTTCCGGACACGGGGCCGGATGCGCCCTCTGTATGGGTGCGGCGCGTCGATGCCCCGATCGAGTCGATCGATCCTCCCGACGTGGAACCGCCGTCCGAACGCCTTCCGCCCACCGGCGACCTTCTCGACGAAGGGGATTTGGGGGTGGTCAGTTTGAGCGGGGAGGTGACAAGGCTCGTCGAGCGCAAGGCGATATGGGACTGGGCCTTCTCCCCGGACGGGCGGCACGTTGCATACACCGTGGAGAAGGGACGCGAGCCAGCGAGCGAGCAGACCAACTTCGATTTGATCGTCCACGAAGTTGCCACCGGCTGGACGCGGACTGTTGGCACCAATGTGCGGCTCCGTTATGGCATCGAATGGAGCTGGTCGCCGGACAACCGCCATGTCGCGTGGTTCCCGGCGGGACGATCCGCCTTCGCTGCGGCTGCCGCCGGCGAACCTGGACGGCTGATGGTTGCTTCCATCGCCGACGGCAACGTCACCGAGATCGGTGAAGCGCATGTACCGAGCCTTGTGCCAGGCCAAGGCTACTTGAGGCCCCTGTGGGACTCGGCCGGGGAGCGGGTGTACGGGGTCGGTGACGGCGACCTGTGGGAGGTTTCGCTCGGCACCGGCTCGCTCCGCCGCCTGACCGACATTCCAGGTTGGCGGATTGGGGTCATCGTAGCCGGTCCGCATGACGAGACTGCCTGGACCACCGATGGAGGTCGGACTCTCTGGGTCATCGCACGCACCGAGAGCGGCGGGGAATCCGGGATCTTTGCCGTCGATCGCATCTCCGGCGCGAGCCGCGCCTCGCTTACCGAGCGGAAGTTGTACTCGGGGATCCTGAACGTCGATGCGAACACCGAGACCGGCGAGCTTGCCTTCGTCTCCACCGACCAGAAGCACCTGGAGGACATCTGGACGTTCGACACGCGTACTGGAGCGTCCAGCCAGCGGTCCCGGATCAATCCGGGACTGCAACGCTACGAGTTGGGCTCCGCCAGGCTCATCGAGTGGCAGAGCCGAGACGGCGCGCCGCTGGCCGGGTCACTCCTGCTTCCTCCCGGATACCGGGAGGGCGAGCGGTTGCCCCTCGTCGTGTGGGTCTACGGAGGTGTTCACGGCTCAAGGTATGCCCGTCGCGGCTCAGACTCCGTCAACCAGTTCGGGCTGGCGGGCTACCCGGCGTTCAACATGCATGTGCTCGCCACCAGGGGTTACGCCGTCTTCTTCCCCAATGCGCCGATCCGCGTGGGGTCGCCGATCAAGGATGTGATGGAGTCCGTGATGACGGGCGTGGACGCCGTGATCGATCAAGGCTACGCCGACTCCGGGCGGCTCGCGCTCATGGGCCAGAGCTACGGCGCGTACAACGTCCTCGGCATCATCACGCGGACACACCGTTTCAAGGCCGCAGTGATTACGGCCGCGGTCACTCACCCGGATCTGTTCGCGGCCTACGTCGGGGGGGTGCATCGCCCGGGATACTACGAGCAGGGCCAGGGCCACATGGGGGGCAGCATGTGGGAGTTTCCCGAGCGCTACCGGGAGAACTCACCGTTGTTCGCTTTCGACCGCATCGACACCCCGCTTCTGATCGGACAGGGCGAGCATGACGGCGATCTGGTGCCCTCCGAGGCTATCTTCGTCGCGTTGGAGCGACTCCAGAAGCCGGTCGAGTACCGCTTGTACGGCGGTGAAGGGCATGTGATCTCCAAGCGGCCCAATGTGATCGACTTCTGGGAGCGGCGCCTCGAGTTCCTGGCCGAACACCTGAGCCTTGAGATCGACGAGGACGGAGCAGTGGTCCTCCCGGCAGAGACACCGTGA